In the Pseudochaenichthys georgianus chromosome 1, fPseGeo1.2, whole genome shotgun sequence genome, one interval contains:
- the gaa2 gene encoding lysosomal alpha-glucosidase: MVSYKLLNPEDVQFSSAVLSEEPARDEHPVREPEEASLLPRRRGCSGTTALLVIGCLLLLLCGGWVLGTMFWLHRPSSIQPHRRPSPASGHTPDSRVETGVNGTAAAASRREACSLIPEAWRFDCYPERGVAVTRELCDARNCCFIPASSPSSSASRPSGRHGIPWCFYPEDFPSYSLVSMNDTSLGQKGTLVREVKTYYPADILTLEVEIRHETDSRLRVRITDPANSRFEVPISVPAATKKADSPEYIVEISKQPFGLIVKRRSTGAVLLNTTVAPLLFADQFLQLSSSLQSQFIYGLGEHRSSFLHDVHWNTLTMWARDVPPMEQTNLYGAHPFYLAMEEGGDAHGFFLLNSNAMDVVLQPAPAVTWRTIGGILDFYVFLGPDPASVIGQYVEVIGYPAMPIYWALGYHLCRWGYNTSDSTWEMVKSLRNYKIPQDVQWNDIDYMDQFLDFTFDSKKFGTLPDMVKDLHVHDQRYVMILDPGISSSQPEGSYWPYDEGLKRDVFIKDAEGKTLIGKVWPGLTAYPDFSNEVTHEWWYENLLRFHEKVPFDGLWIDMNEPSNFLDGSTNGCPSNSLENPPYTPGILGGLLRAKTLCATAQQKQSIHYNMHSLYGLMEAKASANAMKRIVAKRPFVISRSTFPSQGMYSGHWLGDNRSQWKDLYTSIAGMLTFNLLGIPLVGADICGFSEEPQEELCVRWTQLGAFYPFTRNHNAIDMRPQDPTAFSPLARTAMKQALLLRYSLFPVLYTLFHHAHVHGHTVARPLMFEFPKDVKTYGIDKQFLWGKSLLVTPVLDPEVDYVDGYFPEGLWYDYYTGHSLHSQGEDLRLHAPLDKINLHLREGSITPTQAPNLTLWVSSGQPLHLVTALSEGGAASGDLFWDDGETVDTYENNLYSYILFSVAQNVMTSQVLHSNVEATYITVETASFYGVKQKPSRVTVNSQDATFTYRDSQVLTVADLGLNLSQNFTISWMF, encoded by the exons ATGGTGTCGTACAAGCTGCTGAACCCTGAAGATGTGCAGTTTTCCAGTGCCGTTCTGTCCGAAGAGCCGGCCCGGGACGAACATCCA GTGCGTGAGCCAGAGGAAGCGTCGCTGCTCCCTCGGCGCCGTGGCTGCTCCGGCACCACGGCGCTGCTGGTGATCGgctgcctgctgctgctgctctgtggAGGCTGGGTGCTGGGCACCATGTTCTGGCTGCACCGTCCCTCCAGCATCCAGCCGCACAGACGTCCGTCACCGGCCTCTGGACACACTCCAGACTCTCGAGTAGAGACGGGAGTAAACGGCACTGCAGCAGCCGCTTCCCGCCGCGAGGCCTGCAGCTTAATCCCCGAGGCGTGGAGGTTCGACTGCTACCCAGAGAGAGGGGTGGCTGTGACCCGAGAGCTGTGTGACGCGAGGAACTGTTGCTTCATCCCAGcatcctctccctcctcctctgcatCTCGCCCATCGGGGAGGCACGGCATCCCGTGGTGTTTCTATCCCGAGGACTTCCCTTCATACTCGCTTGTGTCGATGAATGACACATCGCTGGGACAAAAAGGGACGCTCGTACGGGAGGTGAAGACCTACTACCCTGCAGACATCCTCACTCTAGAGGTGGAGATACGACACGAGACGGACTCAAGACTACGAGTCAGG ATTACCGACCCGGCTAATTCTCGGTTCGAGGTTCCCATCTCCGTTCCCGCTGCCACGAAGAAAGCAGACAGTCCAGAATACATCGTGGAGATTTCCAAGCAGCCGTTTGGTCTCATCGTGAAGAGGAGATCTACAGGCGCAGTGCT TCTGAACACCACAGTGGCTCCTCTCCTCTTCGCGGATCAGTTCCTCCAGCTCTCCTCCTCCCTGCAGAGTCAGTTCATCTACGGGCTGGGAGAGCATCGGTCCTCCTTCCTGCACGACGTGCACTGGAACACGCTCACCATGTGGGCCAGAGACGTGCCCCCCATG GAACAGACCAACTTGTATGGAGCTCATCCATTTTACCTGGCcatggaggaggggggggacgcACACGGCTTCTTCCTGCTGAACAGCAACGCCATGG ATGTGGTCCTGCAGCCGGCCCCCGCCGTCACCTGGCGCACCATCGGAGGAATCCTTGACTTTTACGTCTTCCTCGGGCCTGATCCTGCTTCAGTGATTGGACAGTATGTGGAAGTCATCG GTTACCCAGCGATGCCCATCTACTGGGCTTTAGGCTACCATCTCTGTCGCTGGGGCTACAACACGAGCGACTCCACCTGGGAGATGGTCAAGAGCCTGAGGAACTATAAAATACCCCAG GACGTCCAGTGGAACGACATCGACTACATGGATCAGTTCCTGGACTTCACCTTTGACTCCAAAAAGTTCGGCACACTGCCCGACATGGTGAAAGATTTGCATGTTCATGACCAGCGCTACGTCATGATTCTG gaccCCGGGATCAGCAGCTCTCAGCCTGAGGGATCCTACTGGCCGTACGACGAGGGGCTGAAGAGAGACGTCTTTATTAAAGACGCCGAAGGAAAGACACTCATCGGGAAG GTGTGGCCGGGTCTCACAGCTTATCCTGATTTCTCGAATGAAGTGACTCATGAATGGTGGTACGAAAACCTTCTGAGGTTCCATGAGAAGGTGCCATTTGACGGGTTGTGGATT GACATGAATGAGCCGTCAAATTTCCTGGATGGATCTACTAATGGCTGTCCGTCAAACAGTCTGGAGAATCCTCCTTACACACCTG GTATACTAGGAGGTTTGCTCAGAGCCAAAACGTTGTGTGCCACTGCCCAGCAGAAGCAGTCCATTCACTACAATATGCACAGCCTCTATGGACTCATGGAAGCTAAGGCGTCTGCAAA CGCCATGAAGCGCATCGTGGCGAAGAGACCGTTTGTGATCTCCCGCTCCACCTTCCCCTCTCAGGGCATGTACTCCGGTCACTGGCTGGGAGACAACAGGAGCCAGTGGAAAGACCTGTACACTTCTATAGCAG GTATGTTGACCTTTAACCTCCTGGGCATCCCTCTGGTGGGGGCAGATATCTGTGGTTTCAGCGAGGAGCCGCAGGAGGAGCTGTGTGTGCGCTGGACGCAGCTGGGAGCTTTCTACCCCTTCACACGCAACCACAACGCCATCGACATGCGG CCCCAGGACCCCACGGCGTTCAGCCCTCTGGCTCGGACAGCGATGAAGCAGGCTCTGCTGCTGCGATACTCTCTCTTCCCCGTCCTCTACACACTCTTCCATCACGCACATGTTCACGGACACACTGTCGCACGGCCGCTCATGTTCGA GTTTCCAAAAGATGTGAAAACCTACGGGATCGACAAACAGTTCCTGTGGGGGAAGAGTTTGTTGGTGACACCAGTGCTGGATCCTGAAGTGGACTATGTGGACGGATACTTCCCAGAGGGCCTGTGGTATGACTACTACACG GGCCACTCTCTGCACAGTCAGGGGGAAGACCTTCGACTGCACGCTCCTCTGGACAAGATCAACCTGCATCTGCGCGAGGGCTCCATTACTCCAACACAG gcgcCCAACCTGACGCTGTGGGTGAGCAGCGGGCAGCCGCTCCACCTGGTGACGGCGCTCTCTGAGGGCGGAGCGGCCAGCGGGGATCTGTTCTGGGACGACGGAGAGACCGTCGACACCTACGAGAACAACCTGTACTCCTACATCCTGTTCAGCGTCGCCCAG AACGTGATGACGTCACAGGTTCTGCATAGCAACGTGGAGGCAACCTACATCACCGTGGAGACGGCCTCCTTCTACGGCGTGAAGCAGAAACCGAGCCGAGTGACGGTGAACTCCCAAGATGCAACGTTCACCTACAGAGACAGCCAG GTGTTAACAGTTGCAGATCTCGGTCTCAACCTCAGTCAGAACTTCACCATCAGCTGGATGTTTTGA